Proteins encoded together in one Canis aureus isolate CA01 chromosome 21, VMU_Caureus_v.1.0, whole genome shotgun sequence window:
- the PSMC3 gene encoding 26S proteasome regulatory subunit 6A isoform X2, protein MSTEEIIQRTRLLDSEIKIMKSEVLRVTHELQAMKDKIKENSEKIKVNKTLPYLVSNVIELLDVDPNDQEEDGANIDLDSQRKGKCAVIKTSTRQTYFLPVIGLVDAEKLKPGDLVGVNKDSYLILETLPTEYDSRVKAMEVDERPTEQYSDIGGLDKQIQELVEAIVLPMNHKEKFENLGIQPPKGVLMYGPPGTGKTLLARACAAQTKATFLKLAGPQLVQMFIGDGAKLVRDAFALAKEKAPSIIFIDELDAIGTKRFDSEKAGDREVQRTMLELLNQLDGFQPNTQVKVIAATNRVDILDPALLRSGRLDRKIEFPMPNEEARARIMQIHSRKMNVSPDVNYEELARCTDDFNGAQCKAVCVEAGMIALRRGATELTHEDYMEGILEVQAKKKANLQYYA, encoded by the exons ATGTCCACAGAAGAGATTATCCAGCGCACACGGCTGCTGGACAGTGAGATCAAG ATCATGAAGAGTGAAGTGTTGCGAGTTACCCATGAACTTCAGGCCATGAAAGACAAGATCAAAGAGAACAGTGAGAAAATCAAAGTGAACAAGACCTTGCCGTATCTTGTCTCCAACGTCAtcgag CTTTTAGATGTTGATCCCAATGACCAAGAAGAGGATGGTGCCAATATTGACCTGGATTCTCAGAGGAAGGGTAAATGTGCAGTGATCAAAACCTCTACACGACAG ACATACTTCTTGCCTGTGATTGGGTTGGTGGATGCTGAAAAGCTAAAGCCAGGAGATTTGGTG GGTGTGAACAAAGACTCCtatctgatcctggagaccctgcccACAGAGTATGACTCACGGGTGAAGGCCATGGAGGTGGATGAGAGGCCCACGGAACAATATAGTGACATCGGGGGCCTGGATAAGCAGATTCAGGAG CTGGTGGAGGCTATTGTCTTGCCAATGAACCACAAGGAGAAGTTCGAGAACTTGGGGATCCAGCCTCCAAAAGGGGTGTTGATGTATGGCCCCCCAGGTACAGGGAAGACGCTGCTGGCCCGGGCTTGCGCTGCACAAACCAAG GCTACCTTCCTGAAGCTGGCTGGCCCCCAGCTGGTGCAGATGTTCATTGGGGATGGTGCCAAGCTGGTCCGGGATGCCTTTGCCCTGGCCAAGGAGAAAGCGCCATCCATTATCTTCATTGATGAGCTGGATGCCATTGGCACTAAGCG CTTTGACAGTGAGAAGGCCGGAGATCGGGAGGTGCAGAGGACAATGTTGGAGCTTCTGAACCAGCTGGATGGGTTCCAACCCAACACTCAAGTAAAG GTCATTGCAGCCACCAACAGGGTGGACATCCTCGACCCTGCACTGCTCCGCTCAGGCCGTCTGGACCGGAAGATTGAATTCCCAATGCCCAACGAGGAGGCCCGGGCCAGAATCATGCAGATCCACTCCCGCAAGATGAATGTCAG TCCTGATGTGAACTATGAGGAGCTGGCCCGCTGTACGGATGACTTCAATGGGGCCCAGTGCAAGGCCGTGTGTGTGGAGGCG GGCATGATCGCGCTGCGCAGGGGTGCCACGGAGCTCACGCATGAGGACTACATGGAAGGCATCCTAGAGGTGCAGGCCAAGAAGAAAGCCAACCTGCAGTACTACGCCTAG
- the PSMC3 gene encoding 26S proteasome regulatory subunit 6A isoform X1 — translation MATVWDEAEQDGIGEEVLKMSTEEIIQRTRLLDSEIKIMKSEVLRVTHELQAMKDKIKENSEKIKVNKTLPYLVSNVIELLDVDPNDQEEDGANIDLDSQRKGKCAVIKTSTRQTYFLPVIGLVDAEKLKPGDLVGVNKDSYLILETLPTEYDSRVKAMEVDERPTEQYSDIGGLDKQIQELVEAIVLPMNHKEKFENLGIQPPKGVLMYGPPGTGKTLLARACAAQTKATFLKLAGPQLVQMFIGDGAKLVRDAFALAKEKAPSIIFIDELDAIGTKRFDSEKAGDREVQRTMLELLNQLDGFQPNTQVKVIAATNRVDILDPALLRSGRLDRKIEFPMPNEEARARIMQIHSRKMNVSPDVNYEELARCTDDFNGAQCKAVCVEAGMIALRRGATELTHEDYMEGILEVQAKKKANLQYYA, via the exons caagaTGGAATCGGGGAGGAGGTGCTCAAGATGTCCACAGAAGAGATTATCCAGCGCACACGGCTGCTGGACAGTGAGATCAAG ATCATGAAGAGTGAAGTGTTGCGAGTTACCCATGAACTTCAGGCCATGAAAGACAAGATCAAAGAGAACAGTGAGAAAATCAAAGTGAACAAGACCTTGCCGTATCTTGTCTCCAACGTCAtcgag CTTTTAGATGTTGATCCCAATGACCAAGAAGAGGATGGTGCCAATATTGACCTGGATTCTCAGAGGAAGGGTAAATGTGCAGTGATCAAAACCTCTACACGACAG ACATACTTCTTGCCTGTGATTGGGTTGGTGGATGCTGAAAAGCTAAAGCCAGGAGATTTGGTG GGTGTGAACAAAGACTCCtatctgatcctggagaccctgcccACAGAGTATGACTCACGGGTGAAGGCCATGGAGGTGGATGAGAGGCCCACGGAACAATATAGTGACATCGGGGGCCTGGATAAGCAGATTCAGGAG CTGGTGGAGGCTATTGTCTTGCCAATGAACCACAAGGAGAAGTTCGAGAACTTGGGGATCCAGCCTCCAAAAGGGGTGTTGATGTATGGCCCCCCAGGTACAGGGAAGACGCTGCTGGCCCGGGCTTGCGCTGCACAAACCAAG GCTACCTTCCTGAAGCTGGCTGGCCCCCAGCTGGTGCAGATGTTCATTGGGGATGGTGCCAAGCTGGTCCGGGATGCCTTTGCCCTGGCCAAGGAGAAAGCGCCATCCATTATCTTCATTGATGAGCTGGATGCCATTGGCACTAAGCG CTTTGACAGTGAGAAGGCCGGAGATCGGGAGGTGCAGAGGACAATGTTGGAGCTTCTGAACCAGCTGGATGGGTTCCAACCCAACACTCAAGTAAAG GTCATTGCAGCCACCAACAGGGTGGACATCCTCGACCCTGCACTGCTCCGCTCAGGCCGTCTGGACCGGAAGATTGAATTCCCAATGCCCAACGAGGAGGCCCGGGCCAGAATCATGCAGATCCACTCCCGCAAGATGAATGTCAG TCCTGATGTGAACTATGAGGAGCTGGCCCGCTGTACGGATGACTTCAATGGGGCCCAGTGCAAGGCCGTGTGTGTGGAGGCG GGCATGATCGCGCTGCGCAGGGGTGCCACGGAGCTCACGCATGAGGACTACATGGAAGGCATCCTAGAGGTGCAGGCCAAGAAGAAAGCCAACCTGCAGTACTACGCCTAG